The following proteins are encoded in a genomic region of Xanthomonas citri pv. mangiferaeindicae:
- a CDS encoding 3-hydroxyisobutyrate dehydrogenase has translation MTRIAFIGLGNMGGPMAANLAKAGHAVRAFDLNTDALAPVVQAGASAAASAADAVVEAEVVISMLPASRHVEGLYLGDDGLMATLPDGALVIDCSTIAPASAQKVAAAAKARGLQMIDAPVSGGTAGAQAGTLTFIVGGSADALERARPVLEAMGKNIFHMGDAGAGQVAKLCNNMALGVIMAATGEAIALGAAHGLDPKVLSQMMAVSTSRSWATEVCNPWPGVLENAPASRGYTGGFGNDLMLKDLGLAAEAAMGTGAAVPLGELARNLYAMNSQAGNGGLDFSSVVTLLQRR, from the coding sequence ATGACTCGCATCGCCTTCATCGGACTGGGCAACATGGGCGGGCCGATGGCCGCCAACCTCGCCAAGGCCGGCCACGCCGTGCGTGCCTTCGACCTCAATACGGACGCGCTTGCCCCGGTCGTGCAGGCGGGCGCGAGCGCCGCTGCCAGCGCTGCCGATGCGGTGGTCGAGGCGGAGGTCGTGATCTCGATGTTGCCGGCCAGCCGCCACGTCGAAGGCCTCTACCTGGGCGACGACGGCCTGATGGCGACGCTGCCCGACGGCGCGCTGGTCATCGACTGCAGCACGATCGCACCGGCCTCCGCGCAGAAGGTCGCCGCTGCGGCGAAGGCGCGTGGTCTGCAGATGATCGACGCCCCGGTCTCCGGCGGTACCGCCGGTGCCCAGGCCGGCACGCTGACCTTCATCGTCGGCGGCAGCGCGGACGCGCTTGAACGCGCCCGGCCGGTGCTCGAGGCGATGGGCAAGAACATCTTCCACATGGGCGATGCCGGCGCCGGTCAGGTCGCCAAGCTGTGCAACAACATGGCGCTGGGCGTGATCATGGCCGCGACCGGCGAGGCGATCGCGCTCGGCGCCGCGCATGGCCTGGACCCGAAGGTGCTGTCGCAGATGATGGCGGTCAGCACCAGCCGCAGTTGGGCGACCGAGGTCTGCAATCCGTGGCCCGGCGTGCTCGAGAATGCGCCGGCATCGCGCGGCTATACCGGCGGCTTCGGCAACGACCTGATGCTCAAGGATCTGGGCCTGGCCGCGGAGGCCGCGATGGGCACGGGCGCGGCGGTGCCGCTGGGCGAGTTGGCGCGCAACCTCTATGCGATGAACAGCCAGGCCGGTAACGGCGGGCTGGATTTCTCCAGCGTGGTGACGCTGCTGCAGCGACGCTGA